A single genomic interval of Cupriavidus sp. MP-37 harbors:
- the rfaE2 gene encoding D-glycero-beta-D-manno-heptose 1-phosphate adenylyltransferase: MSVPAFESKLTPADDAAALAARIAALPRPLVFTNGVFDILHRGHATYLAQARALGASLVVGVNSDASVKMLGKGDDRPLNHESDRMALLAALASVDLVAMFREQTPVELIRLVRPDIYVKGGDYDIDTLEETRLVRSWGGQAYAIPFLHDRSTTKLLTKVRQGG, encoded by the coding sequence ATGTCCGTACCCGCCTTCGAATCCAAGCTGACTCCCGCCGACGACGCCGCCGCGCTGGCCGCGCGCATCGCCGCGCTGCCGCGCCCGCTGGTGTTTACCAACGGCGTCTTCGACATCCTGCATCGCGGCCATGCCACCTACCTTGCGCAGGCGCGCGCGCTGGGCGCGAGCCTGGTGGTCGGGGTCAACAGCGATGCGTCGGTGAAGATGCTGGGCAAGGGCGACGACCGCCCGCTCAACCATGAATCCGACCGCATGGCGCTGCTGGCCGCGCTGGCCTCGGTCGACCTGGTGGCGATGTTCCGCGAACAGACGCCGGTGGAGCTGATCCGCCTGGTGCGGCCCGACATCTACGTCAAGGGCGGCGACTACGATATCGACACGCTGGAAGAAACCCGGCTGGTGCGCAGCTGGGGCGGCCAGGCCTATGCCATCCCCTTCCTGCACGACCGCTCGACCACCAAGCTGCTGACCAAGGTTCGCCAGGGCGGCTGA
- a CDS encoding biotin--[acetyl-CoA-carboxylase] ligase gives MSAVPPNPPDTPTATSWRIDAGALRAMLSPALRDWTLELVDETGSTNADLTARCRQAPWSDAGTLRLAYRQTAGRGRQGRPWQGQAGMTFSVALPLALAPAQLSGLSLAVGLALAEALADVAPALGARVGLKWPNDLQIDGRKLAGILIESVPAGPQRVWAVIGIGLNLVRDAQMEAALGRQLAGVAEGMPGFDAGRDAPRLLAAVLERLAAMRADFLAHGFGPMARRWSAADAYRDQPVRLLHDGQVIAEGMARGVDEAGHLLLETPAGLERIASGELSLRPAPGKAGDA, from the coding sequence ATGTCCGCCGTTCCTCCGAATCCTCCCGATACGCCCACTGCCACGTCCTGGCGCATCGATGCCGGCGCGCTGCGCGCCATGCTGTCGCCGGCGCTGCGCGACTGGACCCTGGAACTGGTCGACGAAACCGGCTCGACCAATGCCGACCTCACCGCGCGGTGCCGCCAGGCGCCGTGGTCCGACGCCGGCACGCTGCGCCTGGCGTATCGCCAGACCGCCGGGCGCGGGCGCCAGGGCCGGCCGTGGCAGGGGCAGGCCGGCATGACGTTCTCGGTGGCGCTGCCGCTGGCGCTGGCGCCGGCGCAGCTGAGCGGCCTGAGCCTGGCGGTGGGCCTGGCGCTGGCCGAGGCCCTGGCCGACGTCGCCCCGGCGCTGGGCGCGCGGGTGGGGTTGAAATGGCCCAATGACCTGCAGATCGATGGCCGCAAGCTGGCCGGCATCCTGATCGAGTCGGTGCCGGCGGGCCCGCAGCGGGTCTGGGCAGTGATCGGCATCGGCCTGAACCTGGTGCGCGATGCGCAGATGGAGGCCGCGCTGGGCCGCCAACTGGCGGGCGTGGCCGAGGGCATGCCGGGCTTCGATGCCGGGCGCGATGCGCCGCGCCTGCTGGCGGCGGTGCTGGAGCGGCTGGCGGCGATGCGCGCGGACTTCCTCGCGCATGGCTTCGGGCCGATGGCGCGGCGCTGGTCCGCCGCCGATGCCTACCGCGACCAGCCGGTGCGGCTGCTGCACGACGGCCAGGTGATCGCCGAAGGCATGGCGCGCGGCGTCGACGAGGCCGGCCACCTGCTGCTGGAAACGCCCGCCGGGCTGGAGCGCATCGCCAGCGGCGAGCTGTCGCTGCGGCCCGCCCCGGGAAAGGCAGGCGACGCATGA
- a CDS encoding type III pantothenate kinase gives MTPPRLLVDIGNTRLKWAWCEAGAALPATGALPTPWQHAGAVAHAEDGALRTLAAELRTLRAGGPTPSVWISNVAGPVLAAAVDAALADAFGGCAPVQWVRSAAAHGDLANGYREPTQLGVDRWTGAVGAHRWLPHDTLLLVTAGTATTLDIVTVAADGGARFEGGLILPGLALMLGTLARNTAQLPALDVGEAGSVAGAQRRWADNTHDAIAAGCLAAQAGAIERTWRALGERGEAARPPRCVLSGGARGALAGALAVPFEMHDNLVLLGLHAMALADA, from the coding sequence ATGACCCCGCCGCGGCTGCTGGTCGATATCGGCAATACCCGGCTCAAGTGGGCGTGGTGCGAAGCCGGTGCGGCGCTGCCTGCCACGGGTGCCCTGCCCACGCCGTGGCAGCACGCCGGCGCGGTGGCGCATGCCGAGGACGGCGCGTTGCGGACGCTGGCCGCCGAGCTGCGCACGCTGCGCGCCGGCGGGCCGACGCCGTCGGTGTGGATCAGCAACGTGGCCGGGCCGGTGCTTGCCGCCGCCGTCGATGCCGCGCTGGCCGATGCCTTCGGCGGCTGCGCGCCGGTGCAATGGGTGCGCAGCGCCGCCGCGCATGGCGACCTTGCCAACGGCTATCGCGAACCCACTCAGCTGGGCGTCGACCGCTGGACCGGCGCCGTCGGCGCGCACCGCTGGCTGCCGCACGACACGCTGCTGCTGGTGACCGCCGGCACCGCCACCACGCTGGATATCGTCACCGTGGCGGCGGATGGCGGCGCGCGCTTCGAAGGCGGCCTGATCCTGCCGGGGCTGGCGCTGATGCTGGGCACGCTGGCACGCAATACGGCGCAGCTGCCGGCGCTGGATGTCGGCGAGGCCGGCAGCGTCGCCGGCGCGCAGCGGCGCTGGGCCGACAACACCCACGACGCCATTGCCGCCGGTTGCCTGGCGGCGCAGGCTGGCGCGATCGAACGCACCTGGCGCGCGCTGGGCGAGCGCGGCGAGGCTGCGCGCCCGCCGCGCTGCGTGCTGTCGGGCGGCGCGCGCGGCGCGCTGGCCGGGGCGCTCGCGGTGCCGTTCGAGATGCACGATAATCTGGTGCTGCTCGGCCTGCATGCGATGGCCCTGGCCGACGCGTAA
- a CDS encoding MlaE family ABC transporter permease: MERQTTPDFQITRGDGTVSVQLRGDWTALALAGCRQARQLRAQLHELAQAPDHAQWSLAGIERLDHIGGQLLWQAWNGQLPQRLEASEGQRRVFERIAAVHDEGWKKHMVDRFNPVTLLGANVMSFGAQLGNGITMLGQLAFDLLRFARTPQRGPWREISANIYNVGYKALGITALVGFLIGIVLSYLSANQLRTFGASTFIVNILGMAVIRELGPVLAAILIAGRSGSAITAQIGVMRVTEELDAMRVMGISHGFRLIMPRVIALAIAMPLLVAWTDVMALAGGMLAARMQLGISAAFFLRELPDAVPVANLWLGLGKGVVFGILIALTACHFGLRIKPNTQSLGEGTTASVVTAITIVILADAVFAILFKDVGL; encoded by the coding sequence TTGGAACGCCAGACGACGCCAGACTTCCAGATCACGCGCGGGGACGGAACCGTCAGCGTACAGCTGCGTGGCGACTGGACCGCGCTCGCGCTGGCCGGGTGCCGCCAGGCGCGGCAGCTGCGCGCGCAGCTGCATGAGCTGGCGCAGGCGCCGGATCATGCGCAATGGTCGCTGGCCGGCATCGAGCGCCTTGACCATATCGGCGGGCAGCTGCTGTGGCAGGCCTGGAACGGCCAGCTGCCGCAACGGCTCGAGGCGAGCGAGGGCCAGCGCCGCGTGTTCGAGCGCATTGCCGCGGTGCATGACGAGGGCTGGAAAAAGCACATGGTGGACCGCTTCAACCCGGTCACGCTGCTCGGCGCCAACGTGATGTCGTTCGGCGCGCAGCTGGGCAACGGCATCACCATGCTGGGCCAGCTGGCATTCGACCTGCTGCGCTTCGCGCGCACGCCGCAGCGCGGCCCGTGGCGCGAGATCTCGGCCAATATCTACAACGTGGGCTACAAGGCGCTGGGGATCACGGCGCTGGTCGGCTTCCTGATCGGCATCGTGCTGTCGTACCTGTCGGCCAACCAGCTGCGCACCTTCGGCGCCAGCACCTTCATCGTCAACATCCTGGGCATGGCGGTGATCCGCGAACTGGGGCCGGTGCTCGCCGCGATCCTGATCGCGGGGCGCTCGGGCTCGGCCATCACCGCGCAGATCGGCGTGATGCGCGTGACCGAAGAGCTCGACGCGATGCGCGTGATGGGCATCTCGCACGGCTTCCGGCTGATCATGCCGCGCGTGATCGCGCTGGCCATCGCCATGCCGCTGCTGGTGGCGTGGACCGACGTGATGGCGCTCGCCGGCGGCATGCTGGCCGCGCGCATGCAGCTGGGCATCAGCGCCGCCTTCTTCCTGCGCGAGCTGCCCGATGCGGTGCCGGTGGCCAACCTGTGGCTGGGGCTGGGCAAGGGCGTGGTGTTCGGCATCCTGATCGCGCTGACCGCCTGCCACTTCGGCCTGCGCATCAAGCCCAACACCCAGAGCCTGGGCGAAGGCACCACCGCCTCGGTGGTGACCGCGATCACCATCGTGATCCTGGCCGACGCGGTGTTCGCCATCCTGTTCAAGGACGTGGGCCTGTGA
- a CDS encoding ferritin-like domain-containing protein: MLYPELFKSLEAVRWHMDKDIPWDSFDASMLTDDQAKTIRMNAITEWSALPATEMFLRDNRHDSDFSAFMSIWFFEEQKHSLVLMEYLRRFRPDLVPTEEELHAVRFEFDPAPPLETLMLHFCGEIRLNHWYRRAAEWHTEPVIKHIYRTLSQDEARHGGAYLRYMKKYLAQFGDSARAAFAKIGVLMASARRTEKPLHPTNLHVNKALFPNDTVQSRLPDPDWLEKWLDEQIRFDEGWEKKVIERILHNMSLLFERTFETVQDLNRYRKELNASLQGAGAARPA, translated from the coding sequence ATGCTCTACCCCGAACTGTTCAAATCGTTGGAAGCCGTCCGCTGGCACATGGACAAGGACATCCCCTGGGACTCCTTCGACGCCAGCATGCTGACGGACGACCAGGCCAAGACCATTCGCATGAATGCGATCACGGAATGGTCCGCCCTGCCCGCGACCGAGATGTTCCTGCGCGACAACCGCCACGACTCTGACTTTTCGGCGTTCATGAGCATCTGGTTCTTCGAGGAACAGAAGCATTCGCTGGTGCTGATGGAGTACCTGCGCCGCTTCCGCCCGGACCTGGTGCCGACCGAGGAAGAACTGCACGCGGTGCGCTTCGAGTTCGACCCGGCCCCGCCGCTGGAAACGCTGATGCTGCATTTCTGCGGCGAGATCCGCCTGAACCACTGGTACCGCCGTGCCGCCGAATGGCACACCGAACCGGTGATCAAGCATATCTACCGCACCCTGTCGCAGGACGAAGCCCGCCACGGCGGCGCCTACCTGCGCTACATGAAGAAATACCTGGCGCAGTTCGGCGACAGCGCGCGCGCGGCCTTCGCCAAGATCGGCGTGCTGATGGCCTCGGCGCGCCGCACCGAGAAGCCGCTGCACCCGACCAACCTGCACGTCAACAAGGCACTGTTCCCCAATGACACGGTGCAGTCGCGCCTGCCGGACCCGGACTGGCTCGAGAAATGGCTGGACGAACAGATCCGCTTCGACGAAGGCTGGGAGAAGAAGGTCATCGAACGGATCCTGCACAACATGTCGCTGCTGTTCGAACGTACCTTTGAAACCGTGCAGGACCTGAACCGCTACCGCAAGGAGCTGAACGCCAGCCTGCAAGGCGCCGGCGCGGCGCGCCCGGCATAG